The Silurus meridionalis isolate SWU-2019-XX chromosome 25, ASM1480568v1, whole genome shotgun sequence genomic interval gtgtgtgtgtgtgtgtgtgcatgtgtgtgcatgtgtgtgcatgtgtgtgtgtgtgtgtgcatgtgtgtgtgtgcatgtgtgcatgtgtgtgtgtgtgcatgtgtgtgtgtgtgtgtgtgtgcatgtgcatgtgtgtgtgtgtgtgtgtgtgtgtgtgtgtgtgtgtgtgtgtgcatgtgcatgtgtgtgtgtgtgtgtgtgtgtgtgtgtgcatgtgtgtgtgtgtgcatgtgtgcatgtgtgtgtgtgtgtggcatgtgtgtgtgtatgtgtgtgtgtgtgcatgtgtgtgtgtgtgtgtgtgtgtgtgtgtgcgcatgtgtgtgtgtgtgtgtgtgtgtgtgtgtgtgtgtgtgcatgtgtgtgtgtgtgtatgtgcgtgcatggatgtgtttgtgtgtgtgtgtgtgcgtgcatgtgtgtgtgtgtgtgtgtgtggcatgtgtgtgtgttgtacacaCCTGTCCGATTTTCTCAAAACGTGTGTATTTCTTTTGGATCTCCGACACTGACGATactcctggaaaaaaaaagagcacaatttacacacacacacgcacacgcacacacacaagcacacacacacgcacacacacacgcacacacaaacacttacggAGTCGTTCGAGTATTTCCTCATCagtcattttggattttttctCTGTCggtctgtgtgtctgtacagCGTGCTGGAAGTCGCCGTCTCCTCCGGTTGGACCTGGGACTCGTGGGGTCGTGACTTTAACGGGTCAGGGGTCGCAGCAGGTTCGATTACAGAGCGCGTGTAGATCTGCATAAAACAACAGTGTGAACTTACACAacatattactgtatattatcttcatggtgtgtgtgtgtgtgtgtgtgtgtgtgtgtgtgtgtgtgtgtgtgcgtgtgtgtgtgtgtgtgtgtgtgtgtgtgtgtgtgtgtgtgtgtgtgtgtgtgtgcgtgcatgtgtgtgtgtgtgtgtatgtgcgtgcatgtgtgtgtgtgcatgtgtgtgtgtgtgtgtgtgtgtgtgtgtgtgcgtgcatgtgtgtgtgtgtgtgtatgtgcgtgcatggatgtgtttgtgtgtgtgtgtgcgtgcatgtgtgtgtgtgtgtgtgtgtgtgtgcgtgcatgtgtgtgtgtgttgtacacaCCCCTGTCCGATTTTCTCAAAAcgtgtgtatttcttttttggatCTCCGACACTGACGATActccctggaaaaaaaaagagcacaatttacacacacacgcacacgcacacacacacacacgcacacacacacacacgcacacacaaacacttacggAGTCGTTCGAGTATTTCCTCATCagtcattttggatttttttctctgtcggtctgtgtgtctgtacagCGTGCTGGAAGTCGTCGTCTCCTCCGGTTGGACCTGGGACTCCGGTGGGGTCGTGACTTCTTTAACGGGGTCAGGGGTCGCAGCAGGTTCGATTACAGAGCGCGTGTAGATCTGCATAAAACAACAGTGTGAACTTACACAacatattactgtatattatcttcatggtgtgtgtgtgtgtgtgtgtgtgtgtgtgtgtgtgtgtgtgtgcgctcacaGATTTGGTGTGTTCTGGTCTCGGTGCTATGATTGGTggcacttcatcatcatcctcttcctcatcttcatcttcctcctcctcttcctcgtctTCCTCTTCAGACACTGGTGGAGCGATTGGTGGCTCAGATGCCGTTTTAGCTCCCTGCtgttaagataagataagataagataaacctttattcgtcccacagtggggaaatttctatgttacagcagcaagacaaagaaataaaaatagatgcaaatatatataaaaaaagaagaatatacaaaaaataaaaacagaaataaaataaataataataacaataataataataacaaagaaataaaataaataataataacaataataataataacaaagaaataaaaataaatgcaaatatctaaaaataatataaaaataatatacatatactacaataccagtatatatacagtacaatgtaataatacaaataggaaaaaaaaaacaaaagtacgctttttaagtcatgtttttgaggtagtattgcacgtaaattgctggtaatattgcacataatattgtacctgatttgtttaataatatttcacacagataaagttattgcacacacacacacacacacacacacacacacacacacacacacacacacacacgctgttaAATATACACCTGTGTTTACTACATAATAATCTAATCTGACACACACGACAcattgctcattcagccactaaGGGGCAGTATCACAATCTGCACCGCCCTCAGCCACTCGCCCTAAAGTGCCCTCGACCATCTAACACTTAACAGCTCTATTGGAACACAACTTACCCAGAAGGCTTTGCTGAAATCAAACCAAGCCGAGCTCTACccaagtgggtgtggcctaatatTCAAATATGCATGTTTGATTAACAGCTCCACTAGCATTCAAACACAGAAGCTAAATGTGTTAGCTAGCGGATTAGCTTTCACACGATCAGTTTAATATTCATAAAAGATGCGTGGGCGGGGTTAGTGACCTCACAATCTCAACTCATCATTAACTCCGCCCACTGTGCATTAtaatagagtgagagaaagagacagatggagaggaacaagaaaagaaagaaagaaagaaagaaagaaagaaagaaagaaagaaaccaaggAAGAGTGAGAAATagagaaggagggaaagagaggaagagaaggaaaggcgagtgaaagagaaagagagaaaagagagtgaaagggagagagagagagaaagagtgaggaaGGAAAGAgtaggagagagaaaagagatttgtttgtgagagagagagagagagagagagagagagagagagagagagattggcaATTGATCATGTGACAATTTCTTTCTAAATTTagcaatatatatgtatgtgtatgtgtgtgtgtgtgtgtgtgtgtgtgtgtgtatgtatgtgtgtgtttgtatgtgtgtgtgtgtgtgtgtgtgtgtgtgtgtgtgtgtgtgcatgcaagatttattttaaatggcaagatttagaaataaatttatCATGATTATATGATTAATTgcaatgtgcgtgtgtgtatgtatgtgtgtgtttgtatgtgtgtgtgtgtgtgtgtgtgtgtgtgtgtgtgagattgcaATTAATCATATAATCATGataaatttatttctaaatcttgccatttaaaataaatcttgcatgcacacacacacacacacacacacacacacacacacacacactaaccgtTTTCTGAAATGTTTCAAACAATCAATAGAATTCTTCAGATCTAAAATCGGTAAAATCAAAAATGTAGCaggaaaatgttaaaaacacacAGCGGATCGTGAGGGATTGCGTTACTCGATTAGCTCCATGTTACAGTCTCGAGTCGAGGAAACACAACTTACCCAGAATGCTTTGCAGTGTTTCGTTGCTGTTTCCTTTTCAAAAAGGTGAAAATGGTCAGAGAAGAAAGTGTGTGACAGatgcaataaaacacacaagctagctagcatgcGGGCAACTTAGCAAAGCTAGTCAGTTAGCAAACCAGCTGGTTAGCGTGCTGATGCCTTGTAACCCCGCCTCTGCCCCACCCCTGCATGCCCTGTAACCCCACCTCTGCCCCACCCCCCCGTGCCCTGCCCCACAGTGTAGGTGATGTGCGGTATCgagtgttttagtttttatttattattcagaacAGCGCTCATGTCCTCGCACGCTAACTCATTTTCATTAGCTTTTAACTGATCAGTAATTTATCAAAatggtaaaaaatatttaatttgttaataataattatattattaatacaattaaaaaaatattatgaaataagTCCAAATATTTTATCGATTGTGTAAACATGCTAACGGTGGCTAACGTCAGTGGTCacagacacttcctgtttacaTCCAGAACAAATGCGTctcatttatttcttacatttaattttgtatttttttttttttatcacgcAAAAACTTTGGAGAGGATAAGTGTTTTTGCCACGGTGCCGTCTCAGAGGCAGAGTGATTGGTTAACAACATGTAGGCGGGGCTTTTCAATTTCCTTCCCTCAGAAACAATCACCGTCTAGCCGAAAAAACAATCAAAGTAGCCATTCAGAAATCCTCCGTGCTAACATGCTACAGAGGATTTTTAATAAACTATAGAACAAACGTGCAACTTATCCAAGAAGTTTCTACCTGCCTCGCTAGCATGCTAGTTCTAGCAATTACAACAAATAATTGATATACCGCATGAAGcttaagaaacatttttttaaactttatattCATGCTAATACTAACACTTAGCCAGTTAGCTAACATTCTAAACAAACACACGTGCTATAAAAAGCATTTCTTGCTAACTCTGACTCGCCGCAAAGCTAGCTTATATTCCAACACCACTGAGTGAAACACTGGAACAGTCTGATAGCTTGCAGTGAGCTCATGCTAGCAATCAGCATGCGAGCTAGGAATTAGCaattaagccccgcccactggCAGTTTCAACCAGTGACATTCTTCCTTCCCTGAGAACTGTTTAGCATGTGGAGCAGCAGTCAAACAGAGCGCCACCTTGTGGTGTGAAAGCAGTGAAGCTGCTGATTTGAGTTCAaactaaaaacattataattcaATTAAAGTTTTTTACCTTTTCAAATAAAGCGCTGCAGGATCTAAGGCTGACGGGCGGCCCGGAGGACAGGAGGCGGTTCTGAATGATTAAAAAAGGGGGGGTGTTTAACTCACACACCATTCAATACAACCGGAAATCAacaagaaagagacagagagagggagaaaaggagaaagggggagggaaggaaggagaaaatagaAGGAGTGTGAGGATGAGAAGatagaagaaaaaggagaaaaaggaaaaagaagaaaaaaaagaaatgaggaagagaaggaggaaaggaaagaacAAAGAAGGAAACGAAAGagaaaaaggacagaaaaaagaaaagaggaaaaaggaaaaggattttttttgttttgtagtgtaAATAAAAGCGCAGGTGTGGACATGAATATTCAGTCTAAATGTGTTCCTGATCACATGTGAAAATACTCCGCCGTGATTGGACAGTGTGTTCTCGTTAACTCTATTTAGTCGAAACGGGTCACATGATATTTTCCCACTCACACtataacacacgcacacagtatTACAGTTGACCGCTGTGATGGTATTACACATCTCTCTctacacaatgtgtgtgtgtgtgtgtttgtaagacaagacagtgagtgagagacagagacagagggagaaaagagagagagagagagagagagagagagagagagagagaaagagggggagagggagagagagagagagagagagagagagagagagagagagagagagcaataaaCAGTCTATTATTATAAAGTAAGTCTGAGTCTATTTTTTCCCTGAgggtgtgcaaacttttgcacaatTGCAGATATGATCATCACATGATAAAGAGCTCTAAAAATATCCAAACTTGATCAAACCGAGTCTGAAGTGAAAACATTCaagtttgtctgtgtgtgtgtgtgtgtgtgtgtgtgtgtgtgtgtgtgtgtgtgtgtgagagttagtgtgtatgagttagtgtgtgtgtgtgtgtgtgagttagtgtgtgtgagtgtgtgtgtgtgtgtgtgtgtgtgtgtgtgtgtgtgtgagtcagtgtgtgtgtgtgtgtgtgtgtgtgtgagttagtgtgtgtgtttgtgtgagtgggtgtgtgtgtgtgtgtgtgagttgtgtgtgtgtgtgtgagtgagtgggtctgtgtgtgtgtgtgtgtgtgtgtgtgtgtgtgtgtgtgagttagtgtgtatgagttagtgtgtgtgtgtgtgtgagttcatgtgagttagtgtgtgagttagtgtgtgtgtgtgtgtgtgtgtgtgtgagagttagtgtgtatgagttagtgtgtgtgtgtgtgtgagttcatgtttgagttagtgtgtgtgtgtgtgtgtgtgtgtgtgtgtgtgtgagtcagtgtgtgtgtgtgtgtgtgtgtgtgtgtgtgtgtgtgtgtgtgtgtgagttagtgtgtgtgtgtgtgtgagtgggtgtgtgtgtgtgtgtctgtgtgtgtgtgtgtgtgtgtgtgagtgggtctgtgtgtgtgtgtgtgtgtgtgtgtgtgtgtgtgtgagtgtgtgtgagttagtgtgtgtgtgtgtgtgtgtgtgtgtgtgtgtgtgtgtgtgtgtgtgtgttagtgtgtgtgtgtgtgtgtgtgtgtgtgagagagagtgagtgtgtgtgtgtggtgtgtgtgtgggtctgtgtgtgtgtgtgtgtgtgtgtgtgtgtgtgtgtgtgtgtgtgtgtgtctgtgtgtgtgtgtgtgtttgtgtgtgagtgagtgggtctgtgtgtgtgtgtgtgtgtgagtgtgtgtgtgtgtgtgtgtgtgtgtgtgttgtgtgtgtgtgtgagtgagtgtgtgtgtgtgtgtgtgtgtgtgtgtgtgtgtgtgtagagaacaGGACAGGGTTGTGTTTTAAGGAGTGAGTCTGTGGCTCATGAATCGTTTGATTCATGCAGCTGAATCAGCAGGTTCAAATCAAACAGGGAGGAAAAATAACAGAATCACAGAAGCGTTTCTTCTTACCAGAGTGTTAGCGGCGATGTAACCGTGAGCCGATTTATCTGTAGCACACAAACGGGATGAGACGAGAAAGTTACCAATAATCATTCATCTGTAACAGCATGCAGAGTTCTGATTGGCTACATGACATGAGATTTACAGGAAGTGCAGGAAACATGTTCTATATGAATTTCTACCTCtgaaacatttaatattattaaaggACATTGGAAAGACTGGGTTCCTGGGACGCTAGTGCCTAAGGAGGATAGGGATTTCTAAAAATAGGACCTTTTTTGGAAGTTTTTTAGAAGATAGGTACATTAGGAAGATAGGAATCTTAGAAAAGGTGTCTTCCTGGGAATATAGGACCTGGGGAAGATAGGGTTGGTTCAGGATTTTGGTTTTGGAAGAAAGTACTTTGGGCAGATTGGGATTTTAGAAAGACAGCATTCTCTGGAGGGTGGGAACATGGGGAAATATGACTTTAGGATATAGGACAAGGGAAGATCACCTTGGAAATGTAGAAGTCTGAGAACACAGGATCCCTGGAACAATCTATTACTGAGTTttaaatacagaacactggcAGTTTACACTCGTGATATAAAACCCTGAACACTTCAGAACATAGGACCCTGCAAAGCGTACGATCTGAACTCTACTGCTatagcactgtgtgtgtgtgtgtgtgtgtgtgtgtgtgtgtgtgtcacctccTGAAGTGAAGCTCATGTACTTCTGGTTGTTGACGGTCTCTTTGGAGTCGTAGAACTTGAGCACGTCGATGACGGCCTGAGGGTTCTTCTTCTGCTCCAGCTTGGTGATGTTGGAGGTCTGCAGTAACCGAGCCCATTGCTCTGGgatgccctgtgtgtgtgtgtgtgtgtgtgtgtgtgtgtgtgtgtgtgtgtgtgtgtgtgtgtaaaagtacaCATTAGCAGTGTGGCTCCAGAGCAAAACTAAAAACACAAACTTCCCACACAAAACACGTCTCAGCCGATCAACTTCATTCAGactttaaaatacaaatgaatcaTTTTGATTACCAACAtaacatcaaaacacacacactcactaacacacacgcacacacacacacacacacacagagctgaacTTACGGTGAACTCTCCTGTTACTGCATCAAAGCCTACGTGAATGGTGTGTTCAAAATCAGATGGGAGAGAAATTTCAGGACgctccttttcctttttcttattcgctacacacacacacacacacacacacacacacacacacacacacatattgtaaGAATATGACATCTTTATAATCATAATGTAGAatagtgcatatatatatatatatatatatatatatatatatatatatatatgtgtgtgtgtgtgtgtgtgtgtgtgtgtgtgtgtgtgtgtgtgtgtgtgtgtcttacttTTGTCCCTCCAGGAAAGATGGATCTAAGGCGtgctttcttgtttttctcctcCGGAGCCATGGGCAGCGGTTTAGACGAGTGCAGAACGGATGAAGAGTCACGAGAGCTGCTGCTCATTCTCATGGGGGGAGCAGGGGGCTTCTCCTCAACATCTACACTATCACACATCTTCAGCTgctcatctacacacacacacacacacacacacacacacacacacacatatacaataaTGAGaattaaatcacattttttggAACAGAAACAGAATTGGTCTGAAATTAAAATCAGAAAATGAAGTTCAGTTTAAGGCTAAAATTCTAATTGTAATAAATTCTGAATCatcacaataacaataaaaataacaataataatcagaCTCAATATTAAATTGTCTTTAAATTAGAATTAAGAATCAGAATCCCAGTTTATCCGAACCCAGGTGACAGTGTGAGTATGTCTAGTGTGAAATCTGATCTCCACTCAGAGTCACAATTAACGGTTCAGAGTGAGAATCAGAGGGACTCAGGAACATCAGCATTTCTTCAAATCAGTACAGGAACATGGAGCCAATAAACGTGAATCAGATGAGATCCGATTTCCTGCGCTAAGATTCTGAATCAAATTAAGAGTCAGAATTTCTCTGAATCAGGGTTTAACCGATTAAAAATCAGAAATGACTATCAcaataaaaaagtcaaaaagcGCAGCGCTGATGTACACATTCGATCTGTTCAGAAATCTAATCTGCTATAACCAATGTGAATCAGACCGAATCAGACAATCAGACCAAATCAGACCTAATCACACCAAACGTCATTGAATTACTTAATATCTCTCTGACCAGAAATTAGTAAATGTTATTCATCATTTAAATAACACTGTTAACGTTCggacacatttccatttcctgtttttctcaTTTCAATTCAACGTTACTTGTTCACAGCTTTTGAGCTTTATGCAAATTAGTCACAttcctctcagccaatcaggtgAAAGTAACCTgaattcattcatctttttctAAATCACTGAGAAATGAAGCTCAACTGTTGACCTGCGCACACCAATGAACCAGTAACACACTACCACAACGCACTCGACCCTCTTCTACATCCATTAGCtgcatgtttttataaaatgcatGTGATTGGCTAACGTCCCTGTGATTTACAGAGGAGGGATACACTATGCCCCTCCCACTTGCTCTGGCATTAATGACCCAATCAGCTGTTGGCAGGGGGAGGGTGATGGAgagataaatacagaaatagacaaagagaaataaaaagaaatagagagcaggacagacacacagacatagAAGGTCAGACAGAGGAATGTAGAGAGGAAGAGACAGATTGAAAAGtaaatagaaagacagacagagggacaggCAAAGGGACAGACAGTGGTCAGGGGGTTTCCATGGTTACATTGCTACACTCAGCATCCAGGACCAAGGATTCctacaaaaagaaatacaaggaaaagagagagagagagagagagagacagaaagagatggggagagagagagagagcaagagagagatggggagagagagcaagagagagatggggagagagagagagagagagagagagagagagagagagggagagagagagagagatggggagagagagagagagagatggggagagagagagagagagagagatatagagagagagagagagagagagagagagagagagagagagagagagagagagagagagagagagagagagagagagagagagagatggggagagagagagatggggagagagagagagagagagagatggggagagagagaaagagagagagagatcctcCAGTTATAGCTTTGTCCACTCTTTAATTTTCATGTGTGTTCTAAAGTGAAAGTGATCAGTGTTGTGATGTTTGAGGAAGTGAGCCATATTTTTGCTTAGATTTGCATGTAGAGGTATGTAAAGttgaaggacacacacacacacacacacacacacacacacaatatgcagTTTCTACAGTACAGTAGTGGGAAGTGTGATGGGTAGATATTGTAGATGTGGTGAGAAGAGGTTGACCGATTAATCAGATTTACTAATTAATCATCACTGATAGTTGATCGCTGGATCAGATAGTTTTTCCGACTCgaggtctgctgtcattacgagtgcggcctctagaggtgaatcactgacggCACTGGTTGCTGCACGGAGAGAGCTATATTACCTTTGTTCATTAATcagttcatatttatttcatttaacacattttccaGAATCAGtactgtcttttatttttattattatctgtaATAAACATCAGTACTATTTTATATGGAGTGGtgtgatgatttttttaaagtatccATTTTAGAAACAGTtcattaatcggttatcggcaattACGATCCACGTGCTGATACCCTGTggagtctctcacacacacacacacacacacacacacacacacacacaaaatactgtgCAGAATGATGAATTTGGAGACAGTGTGTAGATGCTGCTGATTGGTTGTTTGATGTTACGCCCTCTATGACATCATCAGTTGTGAGCTGCAGTTTCAGTTCTGcacttaataatataaaataatattttactctgtctgtgtgtgtgtgtgtgtgtgtgtgtgtgtgtgtgtgtgtgtgtgtgtgtgtgtgtgagagagagagagagagagagacactagGTTTGCTGAATCTGCCTTAGGCTAGAGCTTACCAAGgacaccatctctctctctctctctctctctctctctctctcacacacacacacacacacacacacacacacacacaaacacacacaaacacacataacgTGTGTGTACACTCATGTGCATGCtctaatgcaaacacacacacacacacacacatgaagtgACAGATGGAATCTGATCCTTCATTAACCCCATACTGTCACTGGCTACCATTACAGGTCTCTTTAAGCATcagcatgcacgcacacacactcacacacgcgcacacacacgcacacacgctcacacacacacactcacgtgcacatacacacgcgcgcacacacgcacacgcaggcacgcacacacacaatttagaCCCCTAGTTAGTATTTGACTTCCATATATGGATTAAGGATCCAAATGTCCTTGTCTATGAACTTAAAGACACTTTTTCCATATTTGGATGTCCAGACGCCCATCAACAATTCATCAACtctcatttatacatatatCTCAATTCCAGGACACACCCAATCAGATCCACAGTCATTTGCATATAAGGGCTTTAAGACACACCCACAATTCCATATATAACCTCAAAGACACCCTTCTACTGTgatatgcacatacacactcttggAAATGACCCAGgcagggaaacacacacacacacacacacacacacacacacacacacacacacacaaaagcagcaGGAccatgtgatgtgtgtgagcGGTTGTATAGGAAGGAGGGACCCAGTCTCCTGTTACTCTGTCTGTCCAGATGGCCCTCAgtcttcatacacacacacacacacacacacagctttcacGTTAGTATGACCCAATGGAGAAAGAATCATGCGGTtgttaagcgtgtgtgtgtgtgtgtgtgtgtgtgtgtgtgtgtgtgtgtgtatcacatttctctctctgctcCATTTGAAAAAGCTATTCAGAaccatgcgtgtgtgtgtgtgtgtgtgtgtgtgtgtgtacccatgATTCTCCTCCTTGTAACTCTACACACTGGAGATCTCTTACATCATCTAAGCCAAGTTTAACAAaagcccaaacacacacacacacacacacacacacacacacacacacacaatagaacCTGATGTGTCCATGGCAACAATAAACAACGATTCAACAAcctataaaaaacaacaaaactatTCAGAGATGAATATGACCACAAAAGCCGCCTcaccgtctgtctgtctctctctttctctctctctctctttctctctctgtatttatctttctttctttctcttgctttattgttctttctctcgctctctgttgTAATACcgagtgagaagaaaaaagtaatttgAGTGTGTAATTTGATTTGTGTTCGGCTCCCTGTGaggcacacacactcctcatatCACTCCGTCTCATCCTCTCATCATCTCCCTTATtcacagcagagagagagagagagaaggagagagaaggagaaaggggagggagagagagatacacagagagagagggaaagggagacagatagaacgagagaaagaacgagaaaaagagatagatagaaagaaagaggtagagagaaatagatataaagagggagggagggtggataggagagagaaagaaatcaagaaagagagaaagaaagaaagatggagagagagataggaattaagagagagatagaaaaatgttgagaaagagagtgaaatgGAGAGGAAgatagaaagaaa includes:
- the LOC124378944 gene encoding LOW QUALITY PROTEIN: serine/threonine-protein kinase PAK 3-like (The sequence of the model RefSeq protein was modified relative to this genomic sequence to represent the inferred CDS: deleted 2 bases in 1 codon) encodes the protein MCDSVDVEEKPPAPPMRMSSSSRDSSSVLHSSKPLPMAPEEKNKKARLRSIFPGDKTNKKKEKERPEISLPSDFEHTIHVGFDAVTGEFTGIPEQWARLLQTSNITKLEQKKNPQAVIDVLKFYDSKETVNNQKYMSFTSGDKSAHGYIAANTLNRLLSSGPPVSLRSCSALFEKETATKHCKAFWQGAKTASEPPIAPPVSEEEDEEEEEEDEDEEEDDDEVPPIIAPRPEHTKSIYTRSVIEPAATPDPVKEVTTPPESQVQPEETTTSSTLYRHTDRQRKKSKMTDEEILERLRSIVSVGDPKKKYTRFEKIGQGASGTVYTAIDIATGQEVAIKQMNLQQQPKKELIINEILVMRENKNPNIVNYLDSYLVGDELWVVMEYLAGGSLTDVVTETCMDEGQIAAVCRECLQALDFLHSNQVIHRDIKSDNILLGMDGSVKLTDFGFCAQITPEQNKRSTMVGTPYWMAPEVVTRKAYGPKVDVWSLGIMAIEMVEGEPPYLNENPLRALYLIATNGTPELQNPERLSSVFRDFLNRCLEMDVDRRGSAKELLQHSFLKLAKPLSSLTPLIVAAKEAIKNSSR